One part of the Sporosarcina ureae genome encodes these proteins:
- the pheA gene encoding prephenate dehydratase has protein sequence MTEKKYVPSVAYLGPEASFTHIAASDLFGMEGLMPRPTIPDCIEAVTEGHVAYAVVPLENALEGSVPLTIDYVFNSKELFIAAEISTPIEQHMLVNKSQMNHLDELDSIQSHPHALAQCHKFLQYRYRGVPLIQTTSTAAAAKSISEQPELRVAAIGNRLAAETYGLHIAEENIHDFHFNHTRFVVLSLRKEKLEHSKHASSIKTTLMVKLPEDDRPGLLHQILSVFSWRRLNLSKIESRPLKTGLGHYFFIIDINESDEHPMMMGAMEELAALGCTARSLGTYYVYESGEFVS, from the coding sequence ATGACAGAAAAGAAGTATGTACCATCCGTTGCGTATTTGGGGCCCGAAGCATCATTTACCCATATTGCAGCATCCGATTTATTCGGAATGGAAGGGTTAATGCCACGTCCGACGATTCCAGATTGTATTGAAGCAGTGACAGAAGGACATGTTGCCTATGCGGTCGTTCCGTTGGAGAATGCGCTGGAAGGTTCTGTACCGTTGACGATTGATTACGTTTTCAATAGTAAAGAGTTGTTTATCGCAGCCGAAATTTCCACGCCAATTGAGCAACATATGTTGGTCAATAAATCGCAGATGAATCACTTAGATGAATTGGATTCGATTCAATCTCATCCGCATGCATTGGCGCAATGTCATAAGTTTTTACAGTATCGTTACCGTGGAGTTCCGTTGATTCAGACGACGTCTACTGCAGCGGCAGCAAAATCTATTTCTGAACAGCCGGAACTACGTGTTGCAGCAATTGGCAACCGTTTGGCAGCAGAAACGTACGGCTTACATATAGCAGAAGAGAATATTCACGATTTCCATTTCAACCATACGCGCTTCGTCGTGTTGTCGTTGCGCAAGGAGAAGCTGGAGCATTCGAAGCACGCTTCTTCGATCAAGACGACGTTGATGGTGAAGTTGCCTGAGGACGACCGTCCAGGGTTGCTGCATCAGATTTTGTCGGTGTTTTCATGGCGCCGTTTGAACTTAAGCAAGATCGAGTCGCGGCCGTTGAAGACGGGTCTTGGCCATTATTTCTTCATTATCGACATTAATGAATCTGACGAGCATCCGATGATGATGGGCGCGATGGAAGAGTTAGCAGCACTAGGTTGCACCGCACGTTCGCTAGGAACTTATTATGTCTATGAGTCTGGGGAGTTTGTTTCCTGA
- a CDS encoding ACT domain-containing protein, with protein MEQIGEGQFYLVREDVLTESMQKMLEAKRMMARGEVTTIQEATKRVGLSRSAFYKYRDAVFPFESIARDRILTIFIQLEDLKGSLAVLLEVVSEAKCNVLTIHQTIPVQGRANITLSLDVTEMEIKVEAFLQRLKAPRFIDSVDLISSGVF; from the coding sequence ATGGAACAAATCGGGGAAGGTCAGTTTTATTTAGTCCGCGAAGATGTATTGACCGAGTCAATGCAAAAAATGCTGGAAGCTAAACGAATGATGGCAAGAGGCGAAGTGACGACGATCCAGGAAGCAACTAAACGGGTCGGTCTGTCACGGAGCGCCTTTTATAAATATCGTGATGCCGTGTTCCCGTTCGAATCCATCGCGCGGGACCGGATTTTGACGATCTTTATTCAACTGGAAGATTTGAAAGGCTCGCTGGCTGTGCTTTTGGAAGTCGTGTCAGAAGCGAAATGTAATGTGTTGACGATTCACCAGACGATTCCTGTCCAGGGGCGCGCCAACATTACGTTATCGCTGGATGTAACGGAGATGGAAATTAAAGTAGAAGCATTTTTACAGCGTCTCAAAGCACCTCGATTTATTGATTCTGTTGATTTAATCAGTTCAGGGGTTTTCTGA
- a CDS encoding LysM peptidoglycan-binding domain-containing protein, protein MEVHIVVKGDTLWKIARQYGIPFEELKRVNAHLANPDYIVPGMKIFLPMDKKKPHHKGDHTKPHEKPHEKPHEKPHHEKPQQEKPHHEKPHHEKPMKPPHQEKPSKPAPPQAKPPVHQVPQLPQAPPMPPMQQQPVPQPPMQQWPAPAPPAMPQQPQTPPAAPHMPQMPPSMQAPPMWQAVFPVCGWMPIFDADCHPHMPQQPMQQMPQMPQMPQMPPPVQAPIKPMPPCESPKWQEESSHHHKPVPAPMPDGWQLIESSSLHMKPAPMPQPKPPVMQPMPEQPAPMPMPQQPTMPPKADIPPSWCPSNQQQCSPNWPVQPQWSTQPECMPAMQWMPYPHMMPMPPMWQQPPGYQGDCGCNTPQHQPMPIPEDWHRNQ, encoded by the coding sequence GTGGAAGTTCATATTGTCGTCAAAGGTGATACATTATGGAAGATCGCAAGACAGTACGGTATACCGTTCGAGGAACTGAAGCGGGTGAATGCTCACCTAGCTAATCCGGACTATATCGTTCCCGGCATGAAAATCTTTTTGCCAATGGATAAGAAAAAGCCTCATCATAAGGGTGATCACACGAAACCGCATGAGAAGCCACACGAGAAGCCACACGAGAAACCGCATCATGAAAAACCGCAACAGGAGAAACCACACCATGAGAAACCTCATCACGAAAAACCGATGAAGCCGCCACATCAGGAGAAGCCTTCTAAGCCGGCGCCTCCACAAGCGAAACCGCCAGTGCATCAAGTGCCGCAGCTACCACAAGCTCCACCGATGCCACCGATGCAGCAGCAACCTGTGCCACAACCGCCAATGCAACAGTGGCCAGCACCCGCACCACCAGCGATGCCACAACAACCGCAGACTCCACCGGCAGCGCCTCATATGCCGCAAATGCCACCGAGTATGCAAGCACCACCGATGTGGCAAGCAGTATTCCCAGTTTGCGGATGGATGCCGATTTTCGATGCGGACTGCCATCCACATATGCCACAACAACCAATGCAGCAAATGCCGCAAATGCCACAAATGCCACAAATGCCACCGCCTGTGCAGGCACCAATCAAACCGATGCCGCCATGTGAGTCACCTAAGTGGCAGGAGGAATCATCTCACCACCATAAGCCGGTTCCCGCACCAATGCCGGACGGTTGGCAGTTAATTGAATCGAGTTCATTACACATGAAACCAGCTCCGATGCCACAACCAAAACCGCCTGTCATGCAGCCGATGCCGGAACAACCCGCACCGATGCCAATGCCGCAACAACCGACAATGCCGCCGAAAGCAGACATACCGCCATCCTGGTGTCCGTCAAATCAACAACAATGCTCGCCGAATTGGCCAGTTCAACCTCAATGGTCGACACAGCCGGAATGTATGCCAGCGATGCAATGGATGCCATATCCGCACATGATGCCGATGCCACCTATGTGGCAGCAGCCTCCTGGTTATCAGGGTGATTGTGGGTGTAATACCCCTCAACATCAGCCGATGCCAATACCGGAGGACTGGCACCGAAACCAGTAA